GCTGGCGCCCTGCCCGTTTGGGCCGTCATCGGTATCGATCTTGAACTTTGTCCCCAGGACGACCTCGTCCCGCCGCCCCTGCAGCGCCTTGCCCACCGCGATCTCGCTGGCGCCGCCGCCATAAATATCAGCCGTATCGATAAAATTTATGCCCAGCTCCAGCGCACGGTGAATGATCTGAATGGATGTTTCCTCCGGCACGCCGCTGCCCAGCCTGCCCGTGCCCAGCGCCACCCGCGAAACTTTAACGCCGGCACGCCCTAAACGAACATAACGCATGTATTTCTTCCCCCGTCTATCGATTCTAGTCCGCCAGATCCTCCAGCCAGATCGGCTGGCTAAAGGCCATTTGATAATCCTCGTCCACGCATTGCACCCGCATATAACGGTAGCTTGCCTTTACGGGATAGCTTGCCTCATACACCGGCGCGCCGCTAACATTATAAGTAGCGATGGGCGGTATTTCCGCATCGCCCGTATAGCAGACGATCCGCCGGCAAGGCGAACTGCGCACCACCAATACCCCATCTTTCACATAGAAACTCTCGATCGATGGACCGGTCGTGGCATAAAAGCGCCCCTCGCGCAGCGCGTCCGTCAGCGCCCGCGGCGAGTTATCCGCCGCCCAGACCATCATCCAGCCGCCGTCGAACTGGTCGCTTTGATGGGCGTCGTCCGAAGCGATGCCATAGACGCGTTTGCCGCTTTTAAGCAGCGCATCCCAAGGCCCCAAGGTATAGCCGATCTCCTTATCCAGAAATATTCCGTTGTTGAATACCTCGATCGCCCAAAAGCCCTCCAGCGCTTCGTAATCATCCAGCGCCATCTGCGTCCACTCCGGATATGCGATGGCGATCAAATTCTTGCCGCCATCGGTAAACGCGTCCACCTGGGCCTGCGCCAGGGCGATGTCATCAAAATCCCCCATAGGGAATTCCTGCTCATGCCGGTAGGGTTCCTCTCCAGCGCCAATGCACAACAGATGGTGCCATACTTTTGCCTCTCCATGACGGATGGTACCGTTCATCTCCATCCCGTTTAGGATCGTGATATCCGGCGAGCTTTTTCTCCAATAACGCTGGTGATCGGTAATGGCCATAAAATCATAACCCGCCGCCACATATGCGGCAATGGTCTCCTCTACCGAAAGCGCGCCGTCCGATCTTAGCGTATGCGTATGCAGCGCGCCCCGGTAAAACTGCCCCTCTCCTGAAAAAGGATGAAAGTCCTTCACTTCCTGTCCCCCACTTTGTCCTTTTTTCTCGTACAATCAGTATAGCATCCCACCAAAGTCCCGCACAATCCAACTATATTTACTAAATAGCTACAGGAATTTGTCAAGTGGGGTATATTTCGCGCTTAGCCGCGAATTTAAGGCGTCACGCTGGTCCCGTCCGGCAGGCGTGCCGCTGTCCAGCGGGGCGGCTCATGCACGCAGGGGTACTTAGCCGCCGCCTTTTCGTCGATCTCCACGCCCCAGCCGGGCGCTTCGTTCAGATAAATATAGCCATCGCGCGTTTCGGGCGTCCCCGGGAATACCTCGCGCAGCTGTTCAGAAATATGCGGCCACTCCTGGATGCCGAAATTGCGCGTTGCCAGGTCCAAATGGATATTGGCCGCATGGCCAATAGGCGATACATCCGGCGGCCCATGCCAGGCCGTACGCAGGCCAAAGGCCTCGCAAACCGCGGCTAGCTTACGTGCCGGCGTCAGCCCGCCGATCTGGCTGATATGGCAGCGGATATAATCGATCAACCGCTCAGAAATCAGCGGCATCCACTCCGTGGGGTTTACAAACAGTTCGCCCATAGCCAGCGGTATGGCGCTTTGGGCGCGTATCTGACGGAAGTAGGCCACCTGTTCGGGCGGCAGCGCATCTTCCAGGAAAAACAGGTCATAGGGCTCCAGTGCCTTGGCCAGTTGCACCGCATACTGCGGCGCCAGTCGTTCATGGATATCGTGCAGCAGTTCGACCTGGTCGCCCAGTTGACTTCGAATATGCTCAAACAACCCCACCGTCGTTTTCATATACTGTTTTGGATCATAATACGCGCCCTCTCGCGGATTTATGGTTTGGTGCAGCCTTTGATCCCGTCCGCCATAAAGCCCCTGCTGAATGCGCACATGGGTAAAGCCCTGTTCCATAAAGCGCCGCACATTGTCCTCTACCTCAATGGGGTCGCGTCCGTCGGCGTGCCGGTAAGCCAGCACCCCCTCCCGGCATTTGCCGCCCAAAAGCTGATAGACCGGCATGCCCGCGCGCTTGCCCTTAATATCCCAGAGGGCCTGATCTACCCCAGAGACCGCGTTATTGAGCACAGGCCCATTGCGCCAATAAGGGTTGACCATGCAAATATGCCAGATGTCCTCGATCTCATCCACATTGCGTCCCAGGATCAGCGGTTTTAAATAGGTTTCCACAGCGGTTTTAACCGCGGCTGCCCTTTGCGTATAGGTCGCACAACCCAGCCCATACAGCCCCGCATCCGATGTGTCGATGCGCACCACCACCAGGTTCGGCCCGGCATAGATCTCCTTGCCCGCTTTACCGGAAGCCTCTCCCTTTTGATCCTGCGGCGGCGCGGTCATGATGACGCGTACATCCCGAATGGTAACCGGCATCCCGTTTCCCTCCTCATTGTTTTTTATCTATCTTTAAAAACTATTCTACATTCTCCGTGGATATCCTTTCATTCAAATGAGATTTTGACAGAATATTTTATTCCTTGCTCCAAAAAGAAAAAGGCCGGGGAAATTCCCCGGCCTTTTAAACCGATCAATCCAAATATTGGGCGCTGACGTAGCCGCTTACGCTGCCCGCGCGGATGCGCAACCACTCGCCCAGGTTATCCAAGACCTCGACCTTGGTCCCCCGCGGCAACTGCCCGGCAATGGGATAGTTGGTGCCCGCGCCCGTGCGCACGTTCAGGGCGGATGCCGTGACCGTCATGGTCTTGCCCACGGCATCTGTATTGATATAATCCGCGCTGACATAACCCGTCGTCCCATTATAGCGCACTTTGTACCAGCCGCTGGTCGTTTCCAGGATCTCGACCGTCGCCCCATTGGGGATACGCGTTAAAATGGAAGCGCTGGTACTGGGGGACGAGCGCAGGTTCAGGCTCGTGGCGTTGACCTTGCCCGTGCTTACCGAAGGCGTGCTGCCGCCCCCGCCTTCGCCCTCCAGAATGATATATTCGGCGCTGACGTAGCCTACTTGGCCGTTATACTTGACCTTATGCCAGGCGCCGCCCTTCTCAAGAATATCCACCTTTGCTCCCCTGGGGATACTCCCGATCCTGGATGCGCTGGTGCTGGGGGCAGAGCGCAGGTTCAAACTGCTGGCATTAACGGTGCCGGTTGTGACGACCGTCTCGCCGCCGCCCTCGCCGGCGATCTTGATATACTCGGCGCTGACATAACCTACCTGGCCATTATATCTGATCTTATGCCAGGCGCCGCCTTTTTCAAGAATATCCACCTTTGCTCCATTGGGAATACGGGTCAACACCGTTGCACCTGTGCTGGGGGCGGAGCGCATATTCAAGCTGGTAGCGTCCACCGTACCGGTGGCGACCGCCGTACCGCCGCCACCGCCGCTGGGCAGCGGGCCCGTCAGACGTACCTCGCTGGTCTTTACATAGCCTGTGTAATCTCCACACACGACATAGTAATAGTTCCCCGACTGGTAATAGACCTCTACCAGGTTATCCGGCCCCATCTCGCCGGTGGTAGGTCCACCGCCCGGTCGCGAATAAATATAAACAGGATGGGTCACCGTCGACCAACCATAAACAAAGTCCTGTTCAGGCTCCGGTGTGGGCGTAGGCGTAGGTGTCGGCGTGGGTGTCGGCGTCGGCGTGGGTGTCGGCGTAGGCGTAGGTGTCGGCGTAGGCGTAGGTGTCGGCGTCGGCGTGGGTGTCGGCGTAGGCGTGGGTGTCGGCGTAGGCGTGGGTGTCGGCGTCGGCGTGGGTGTCGGCGTCGGCGTCGGCGTCGGCGTAGGTGTCGGCGTAGGTGTCGGCTGGGCCACGTCTACAATATCTTTGATATATTGCGCAGAGGCATAACCTACATCGCCATTATAGCGGACCTTATGCCACTCGCCGCCCTTTTCCAAAATATCTACTTTTGAGCCATTAGGCATACGCGCAACGATCGCTGCGCTCGTGCTGGGCTCTACCCGCAGCATCAACGCAGACGCATTGACCGTACCGGTCGCGACCACATCACTATCCGGGTTATCCGGCGGCGTGGGCTCCGGCGCATCTGCAATATCCAAATACTCGGCGCTGACATAGCCGACTCCGCCGTTATACACGATCTTGATCCATTCGGTGCCCTTTTCCAGCACCTCGACGACAGTGCCCTGAGGAATAGTCCCCATAGAGGCATAATTCGTGCCGGGGCCCTTACGCACATTAAGCGATGATGCCGTTACCGTACCCGTGGGCAGGTTGGGCTGCTCGCCGCCGCCCTCGGGACCCAGTTCGCCATCCAATACAATATACTCCTTACTGACATATCCCAACACGCCGTTGCAACGGATATAGTACCAATCGCCGGAGGTCGAAATGATCTCTACCGTTTCACCGCGCGCCAGAGAGCCTACCTTACCGTAACTGGTTCCGGGGCCAGAGCGCATGTTCAGGCTAGAACCTTGGGATACGTTTACCTTGCCCGTACCGATGATCGTCACGTTATAATCGGGCTTGTCCGGCTGGGTAATGCCTACCGAACCGATGGAAGCGCCCACAAAGTACAGGTCAAACAGAATCTGCTTGTAGTTCTTGCCATAATCCCGCGCCATTACCTGGGCGCCACGCTGGCTCATCCCCACACCGTGGCCGTTGCGGCAAATAGTCGCCTTCCAGGCGCTGCCCGCATCCTCCAGGGTAATCATCCTAAAGTTTACCTTTGATTCAGTATATGCCGCTTTAATATCCTCTCGTACATGCAGGGAGATGGTCTTGGTATAACTCGTACCGTTAGCCGTGGCACGTATGGTCATCTGCAGTTTCTCAAACTGCCGGTCCGGATTGGTAGAAAAATTGTTACGGGGATTGACCAGCTTAATATCCTGCAACTCATTGAGCGTAACACCGCTGGTGCTGCAGCCGATAGCCTGCGCCATCTTACCCGCGATCAGGCTGAACTCCGTAGAACTGCGGCTGAGCGTAGAAATGTCTTTCGGGATCGTCATGGTATACTCCAGCCCTTTGACATTTTTCGCCGCTTCTTTGTCGTACGGATCCTCCTTTACCACAAAGCAGCTAAAATCCCTGGTTGCACAGCCGCCCGCCCGGGCCGATTCTGTCCAGCCGCCATTGGTGGAGGAATAGTATCCCGGGACTACCGCGCCGTCCAGCATAATCACTTCGCCCTGTGTCGCATTAACCGCCGTAATACAGTTTCCGTAAGAGGCGTTATACCCACCGTACATCTGCGAGCGGTCATCATCATAAAGGTCATAATAACTGTTGCCGTTGGAGTTGACGATAGCAATCGTGTACGAGCGCGCGCAGACCGCCTGCGCCTTCATGGCCTCCATCGGCCAGCTATTGCCGATCTCATAGGGCAAAACGCCGTAAAGATAGTGCTCGATATATACATGGTTGACCAGGGCTACGCCCGAACCGCTGACCCTAAACTCCATGTTGCCGGGGTATTTATTGCCTCCCGCCTGCAGCGTACCCATGGCGCCCACGTCGTACTCCTGCATGTAGAAGCTGGAGCCCAGATTAAAGGTGCCCGCGCCGGTCGTCACCTGCAGCTGCCCGCCGCTGTTGCGTACGGTAATGGTGGATCCGCTTGAAATCTTGATATCGCTGCGCCCAGCAATAGAATATACGCCATTGACCTGTACGGCGATGCTGCCCGGCGTCCCCAACTGGGTGAGCAGTACGCGTACGGTGCTGTAATCCCGCGCGGCATTCGCCTGATTGCTGGGGAACAGCGGGCAAGCAAAAAATACCGTGATCGCCACCGCCAAAAAAACCGCAATAATTTTTTTCATCCCGTTTTTCTTCATCCTCTACCTTCTCCCAAGTCATAATCTATATCAATATACATACTTTTTCAACGAAGATTACACCATATATAGAAATCTCCGCGCTTATGGGGCTTTTATTATTCGACGCAAAATTCTATTTCCCTTTAAATATTAACAAAACTTTACAAATTTGTTATAGGTTTAAAATATATCGGCCCGCTATATATTAAAAAAACGCGCCCACCGCAAAAGCGGGGGCGCGTTTCGCCTCTAACCGTAATTAGGCCTCCTGGGGAGCGTCCACCGGGCAAACCTCGGCGCACTGACCGCAGGAAATGCAGGTATCGGCATCGATCACGTAAGAGCTATCCCCCTGCGAAATCGCATTAACGGGGCACTCCGCCTCACAAGCACCACAGCTGATGCAGGCATCGCTAATTTTGTAAGCCATCTCATTTCACCTCCCTTTAGAGTAACTCTAAAGCATTAGCCTTATCAATATACAGCGCTATTATAGCAGTTATTCCGCCGAAAAGAAAGGGCCATTTTGCACATTTCTCGTTTGTTTAAATCTGGCCGCTGCGGTAGCCGCCCCGGCGCATCTCTTTTTCGCCCTGACCTTCCGTCTGGCGGGGCTGCTGCGGCCTTTCCGGCCTTGGGCGCGCGCCCTGCGTGCGCGCCTGCTGCGGATGATCCTGCCGCTTCTCAGGCGCGGGGCCATCCCTGCGCGGCGGCCTTGCCCCGCCCCGGCGGGAACGGTTGCCGCCCCGGCTGCCTCGGCGCTGGCCGGCGGTTTTTTCCTGGCGCGCCTCGCGTACTTCGCGCGCTTCATGGTTCTCCCCAGCCTCTTTAGCCGGGTGTGCCTCGCGCGGCTCCCGGTTCATCCGCTCGCGCGGCGGCCTGCGCGGCCCATCCTGATTTTGCGGCCGCGGGGGCCGTTCCGGGCGCGGTTCCTGCTCCTTTTCCCCCTCTGCGCGCCGCTCTACAGGCCCGCGGTTGATCTCGGCAATGGAATATTCCCTTAAATCAAAGGTCCCGTCCGGTAAGGGGATGCGCACCTTTACCCGCTCGCGCACCAGGTTGTTGCCCAATACCAGCCCTGCCCCGTCTGGCGTATTGATTTCAGATCCCACGCGCGGCATCTTTTTAATGGTGCGTTCGTAAGTATCCTGCTCGTATTTCAGGCAGCAGATCAGCCGTCCGCACAGGCCGGAGATCTTGGTGGGATTCAGTGACAGATTCTGCTCTTTGGCCATCTTGATGGATACCGGCTGAAAATCGCCCAGATAAGCGTTACAGCACACGATCCGCCCGCAAGGGCCCAATCCCCCCAGCATTTTAGCCTCATCCCGCACGCCGATCTGCCGCAGCTCGATGCGCGCGCGGAAGGTGCCGGCCAAATCTTTGACCAGCTCACGGAAGTCCACCCGGCCTTCTGCGGTAAAGAAAAAAACGATCTTGCTAGCATCAAAGCTGTATTCCACGTCTACCACGCGCATATCCAGCCCGTGCTTATCCGCCTTTTGCTGGCAGATCGGCAATGCTTCTTTCTCCTTACGCGCATTATCCGCCACGCGCTGCTCGTCCTCCGCCGTTGCCAGGCGGACGATCTTTTTCAGCGGCGAGGCGATCTGGCTTTCCTCCACCTCGCGTTTAGAAAGCGCCACCTTGCCCATCTCCACGCCGCGCTGCGTCTCTACGATGACCGGCTGGCCTACCTCGACCTCCAGCTCCCCCGGATCGAAAAAATAAATTTTGCCCGTCTGTTTAAAACGGACCCCTACGATGGTCGACATCATGACATTTCCTCCAATAATTCGGAAAGCATCCGCTCGGCAGCCATGCCTGCGTTCGCATTGCCGGCGATGCGTTTTTGCGTTTCATATACCGTATTCATCATACCTTTTAGCTGGCCGGTTGTAAAGAGGCGGGAATTTTTCTCCAGTTCCGCCGCGTAATCCGCGTTCTCCAGTGCCTGGATACCGATCTTCATGCACAGCATATCTCGCAGCATGGATAGCCAAAAACCCAACAGCTGCACATTCTCCTCCCTGGCACCCTTAAAAGCGGTAAGCAGCCCCGGTACATCCTGCTTTTTTAGCTGCGTCACGGCACATAGCTGCCGGTAGGCCCGCTCCCGCCGGGCAAACAGATCATCGTCGCCCACCAGCTCCAGCGCCTTGCCGATACACCCGTCCGCCATGGCGCAGGCCGCTTCCATCCGCAAGGGATCCGCCTGAGGGGCCCGCTCCTGCAGCACGGTTTTTAAAATCCGGGGCTGAACCCGCTGCATATGCAAAATCTCGCAGCGCGAGCGCACCGTAGGCAAGATCATCTGCACATTGCCGGTCGTCAAAATAAAGATCGCATATTCCGGCGGCTCTTCCAGGGACTTTAAAAGGGCGTTTTGGGCCTGCGGCGTCAGTTTATCCGCTTGGGCGATGACAATGATCTTATACCGTCCCTCATAGGGCCTGACGGGCAGGTCCTCCAGTAATGTACGGATATCCTCCACGCCATTTTTACCCTTATCAGCCGTAAAAAGCGTATAGTCTGGGTGGTTGCCGCTGGCAAAGCGCACGCAGCACCCGCACCGGCCGCAGGGGCCCTGTTTGCCCGGCTGCAGGCATAGCAGGGTCTGCGCCCACCAGGCCGCCAGCGTCCGCTTGCCCGAACCCGGCGCCCCACATACCAGATAGGCATGCACATGACGCCCGCCCGAAATCTGCCCCATCAATGCAGACTGCAACTGTTCCTGCCCGATCAGCACCGCGCGCACCATCCTTTCTTTTACAATAATACGGCCGCCATGTTTGGCGGCCGTATTTCACTTCATCGGTTGATCTCCCTTGTACAAAGGGATTACATCTTTTTAAACTGGTCTACGTTGAGCACGAAAACCGTGGCGCCGCCCACGGTCACCTCGATGGGATAGGGCACGTACATGCCGGTAATCCCCGCGACCGGGCTGGGCGAAGTAGCGATCTGCTTGCGGCTCTTGCAAACGTTCTCAATGATGGCCAGCGCGCCATCTAATTTCTCATCGTCCACGCCGATCATCATCGTGGTATTTCCTACGCGCAGAAAACCGCCGGTGGTCGCCAGTTTCGTTACGCTGTAGCCTTCGTTCATCAGCGTTGCGATAACCCGCTGGGAGTCCTCATCCTGCACGATGGCGATAATCATCTTCATATTGTTCAACCTCCCCTTTTTGCCGGTGGCAATTCTATATCCATTTTCCCTGTTTCCTACTATTATTATACGCTATGTCCGGCTTAAATGCAAATATTCCTGCACGGCCGATAGCACTTGCTGCCACACGTCCTCCAGCGAGCGATCCGCATCCACCACGCGGATTCTTCCGGGCTGGCCCTTGGCCAATTCCATAAACCCCGCACGCACGCGGGCGCGGAAGTCCTCCCCCGCCGCCTCCATCCGGTCTAAAGTCTTGCCGCCGGTTGCATTGCGCTGCATCCCGCTTTCCGGGTCCAACGAAAAATACAGCGTCAGGTCCGGCATCCATTCTCCTATAGCCTCGCGGTTGATCTGGGCCACGCGCTCCACGCCCAACCCCCGACCCGCCCCCTGGTAGGCCAAGGAGGAGTCGATAAACCGGTCGCACAGCACGATCTCTCCCCGCATCAAGGCCGGGACGATCACCTGGCGCACATGCTGCGCCCGCGCGGCGGCATATAAATAAGCCTCGCAAACGCCGTCCATCTCGTCGTTTCCGATGTTCAGCAGAATCTCTCTGATCTGCTCGGAGATCGGGCACCCTCCCGGCTCCCGGGTCATCCGCACACAGTAGCCCCTCTCCTCCAACGCCTGTTGCAAGCGCTTCATCTGCGTGGTCTTCCCGGCGCCATCCTGCCCTTCAAAGGTGATGAAGTATCCCCTCTGGCCCAATAGAAAACGCTTTAAATCTTCCACCCGTTCAAATATTGTCGTTGGATCGCAACCTTCCATCTCGCCCGGCAGCCCATACCCCCAGCGCACGCCCAATCCCGGGATCTCGTTATCCCGCGCGCCCTGCAGGTCGTCCCGGCGGTCGCCCACCATGGCACAGCGGCCGGTCACCCAACCCTGATCCAGCACGCAGCGGATAATGTCCCGCTTCTTTCCAAGGCTGGCGTCCAGAGATGCGCCCTTGACATAATCAAAATAGCGCAGGATGTCAAAATGCTCAAGAATCTGGCGGGCATAGATCTCCGGCTTTGCCGTACAAAGGATGATGCGGACACCGGCCTCTTTCAGCTCCGCCAGCATCTCCCGGATGCCGGGGTACAATTCGTTTTCAAACATCCCCTTGGGGACAAAGTATTCCCGGTAGAGCTTGACCACCTGCTCCAGTTGCTCGCCTTCCATCCCATAATAGCGCCGGAAGGAATCGCGCAATGCCGGGCCCACAAAGGCCTCCAGCTTTCGGGGGTTATCTTCCTTTATATATAGTTTATCCAGCGCGTAAAGAATCGAATGGATAATACCCTCCTTTGAGTCGGACAGCGTTCCATCCAGGTCAAATAACACCGTATCAAAAGGTACCCTCATATTTTCACCACCGCAATTTTTTGTTCCGCTACGCCAAATAGTCTCGCTCCCTGGCGCTGCTGCTCCAGCAGGCCCATTATGATCTCCCGTGTGATCCCTTCCCCCGGGCATACCGCCGGAATCCCGGGGGGATACGCGCCGAAGGAAGCGGCCGCGA
Above is a genomic segment from Luoshenia tenuis containing:
- a CDS encoding DUF362 domain-containing protein gives rise to the protein MAYKISDACISCGACEAECPVNAISQGDSSYVIDADTCISCGQCAEVCPVDAPQEA
- a CDS encoding enolase C-terminal domain-like protein, producing MPVTIRDVRVIMTAPPQDQKGEASGKAGKEIYAGPNLVVVRIDTSDAGLYGLGCATYTQRAAAVKTAVETYLKPLILGRNVDEIEDIWHICMVNPYWRNGPVLNNAVSGVDQALWDIKGKRAGMPVYQLLGGKCREGVLAYRHADGRDPIEVEDNVRRFMEQGFTHVRIQQGLYGGRDQRLHQTINPREGAYYDPKQYMKTTVGLFEHIRSQLGDQVELLHDIHERLAPQYAVQLAKALEPYDLFFLEDALPPEQVAYFRQIRAQSAIPLAMGELFVNPTEWMPLISERLIDYIRCHISQIGGLTPARKLAAVCEAFGLRTAWHGPPDVSPIGHAANIHLDLATRNFGIQEWPHISEQLREVFPGTPETRDGYIYLNEAPGWGVEIDEKAAAKYPCVHEPPRWTAARLPDGTSVTP
- a CDS encoding PSP1 domain-containing protein; amino-acid sequence: MMSTIVGVRFKQTGKIYFFDPGELEVEVGQPVIVETQRGVEMGKVALSKREVEESQIASPLKKIVRLATAEDEQRVADNARKEKEALPICQQKADKHGLDMRVVDVEYSFDASKIVFFFTAEGRVDFRELVKDLAGTFRARIELRQIGVRDEAKMLGGLGPCGRIVCCNAYLGDFQPVSIKMAKEQNLSLNPTKISGLCGRLICCLKYEQDTYERTIKKMPRVGSEINTPDGAGLVLGNNLVRERVKVRIPLPDGTFDLREYSIAEINRGPVERRAEGEKEQEPRPERPPRPQNQDGPRRPPRERMNREPREAHPAKEAGENHEAREVREARQEKTAGQRRGSRGGNRSRRGGARPPRRDGPAPEKRQDHPQQARTQGARPRPERPQQPRQTEGQGEKEMRRGGYRSGQI
- a CDS encoding cyclic-di-AMP receptor, which translates into the protein MKMIIAIVQDEDSQRVIATLMNEGYSVTKLATTGGFLRVGNTTMMIGVDDEKLDGALAIIENVCKSRKQIATSPSPVAGITGMYVPYPIEVTVGGATVFVLNVDQFKKM
- the tmk gene encoding dTMP kinase, which produces MGQRGYFITFEGQDGAGKTTQMKRLQQALEERGYCVRMTREPGGCPISEQIREILLNIGNDEMDGVCEAYLYAAARAQHVRQVIVPALMRGEIVLCDRFIDSSLAYQGAGRGLGVERVAQINREAIGEWMPDLTLYFSLDPESGMQRNATGGKTLDRMEAAGEDFRARVRAGFMELAKGQPGRIRVVDADRSLEDVWQQVLSAVQEYLHLSRT
- a CDS encoding CehA/McbA family metallohydrolase, coding for MYEKKGQSGGQEVKDFHPFSGEGQFYRGALHTHTLRSDGALSVEETIAAYVAAGYDFMAITDHQRYWRKSSPDITILNGMEMNGTIRHGEAKVWHHLLCIGAGEEPYRHEQEFPMGDFDDIALAQAQVDAFTDGGKNLIAIAYPEWTQMALDDYEALEGFWAIEVFNNGIFLDKEIGYTLGPWDALLKSGKRVYGIASDDAHQSDQFDGGWMMVWAADNSPRALTDALREGRFYATTGPSIESFYVKDGVLVVRSSPCRRIVCYTGDAEIPPIATYNVSGAPVYEASYPVKASYRYMRVQCVDEDYQMAFSQPIWLEDLAD
- the holB gene encoding DNA polymerase III subunit delta', whose product is MLIGQEQLQSALMGQISGGRHVHAYLVCGAPGSGKRTLAAWWAQTLLCLQPGKQGPCGRCGCCVRFASGNHPDYTLFTADKGKNGVEDIRTLLEDLPVRPYEGRYKIIVIAQADKLTPQAQNALLKSLEEPPEYAIFILTTGNVQMILPTVRSRCEILHMQRVQPRILKTVLQERAPQADPLRMEAACAMADGCIGKALELVGDDDLFARRERAYRQLCAVTQLKKQDVPGLLTAFKGAREENVQLLGFWLSMLRDMLCMKIGIQALENADYAAELEKNSRLFTTGQLKGMMNTVYETQKRIAGNANAGMAAERMLSELLEEMS